The Hemiscyllium ocellatum isolate sHemOce1 chromosome 22, sHemOce1.pat.X.cur, whole genome shotgun sequence genome includes a region encoding these proteins:
- the nkx6.2 gene encoding homeobox protein Nkx-6.2: MLAVGQMDTRQSAFVLSSTPLAALHNMTEMKASIFPYSLQNPSSFKAPTLASLNAQIPLGTPHGISDILGRPVTTAGNLLSGLPRLNGLATTAGMYFNPTAASVSRYPKPLAELPGRPPIFWPGMMQGSPWRDPRVACPTQGSLVLDKDGKKKHSRPTFSGQQIFALEKTFEQTKYLAGPERARLAYSLGMTESQVKVWFQNRRTKWRKKHAAEMATAKKKHDSETEKLKETSENEEDEDEYNRPLDPNSDDEKITRLLKKHKSAGSLTILDPHNSPEIL, translated from the exons ATGTTAGCCGTCGGGCAGATGGATACCCGCCAGAGTGCATTCGTCCTGAGCAGTACGCCGCTGGCTGCGCTTCACAACATGACTGAGATGAAGGCGTCTATATTTCCCTACTCCCTGCAGAATCCGTCCAGCTTCAAGGCGCCGACCCTGGCGAGTTTGAACGCGCAGATCCCGCTGGGGACGCCGCACGGGATCAGCGACATCCTAGGCCGCCCGGTCACTACCGCTGGCAATCTGCTCTCTGGACTCCCTCGACTCAACGGACTTGCCACCACGGCGGGGATGTATTTCAACCCGACAGCAGCCAGCGTCTCCAGGTACCCCAAGCCCCTCGCTGAATTGCCGGGGAGACCTCCCATCTTCTGGCCGGGAATGATGCAGGGATCTCCGTGGAGAGATCCCAGGGTGGCCTGCCCAA CTCAGGGCAGTTTGGTCCTTGATAAAGACGGGAAGAAGAAACATTCCAGGCCAACATTTTCAGGTCAACAGATTTTCGCTCTGGAAAAAACGTTTGAGCAGACCAAATATTTAGCTGGACCAGAAAGAGCCCGGTTAGCCTACTCTTTGGGAATGACAGAGAGTCAAGTAAAG GTGTGGTTTCAGAACAGACGGACCAAATGGAGGAAGAAACACGCGGCTGAAATGGCCACGGCCAAGAAAAAGCACGATTCAGAGACTGAAAAACTCAAGGAAACGTCGGAAAACGAAGAGGATGAAGACGAATACAACAGACCCCTTGATCCCAATTCAGATGACGAGAAAATCACACGGTTATTAAAAAAGCACAAAAGCGCCGGATCGCTCACCATCCTGGACCCACACAACAGCCCGGAGATCTTGtga